Proteins from a genomic interval of Polaribacter sp. Q13:
- a CDS encoding sialate O-acetylesterase, producing MKTNRLVVLTLLFLSMNLFSQDPNFHIYLAFGQSNMEGSAEIEAQDKIGDERFKVLQSLDCSNLGFTKNEWRVATPPLTQCYTGLSPADYFGKTMIKYLPKKVKVGIINVAVGGSDIRLFDKENYKKYTKTYPEDWFQKKIEDYGGNPYEHFIKLAKKAQKDGVIKGIILHQGESNQDDKNWPEYVKKVYYNMLADLSLDANKVPLIASELVDKEQNGVCASMNPIINTLPNVISTAHVVSSKGCKPRKDHTHFNSAGVRELGKRYALKMLSIKGYKVKDYNPNKDLKSVEILPNNKVVFRIYAPNATTVKLYSDDKWDYVAFKKDNNGVWEGFWNDAKPGVYSYKFIVDGVEVQDSKAVSITDNIPVIKIASDKDFFYKRNTISHGAITIQNYYSKTLQKNRRLRVWSPPGYEKSKKKLPVLYLIHGGGGSETSWSNIGAVGDILDNLFSEGKIKPMLVVMPNGTIETAEILDRVPLFAKDLMNDIIPFIEKTYKVKTKQNDRAIMGLSMGGLETLEAVTFHPNKFGYVGVLSSGWWLSDSWKEKRGIVDNSENRLKQLNLIAPNFNKSVKMLHFTQGGSEDIAFENGNETLKLFKKAKINFTYSEMSGGHTWMVWRKNLRDLAPKLFK from the coding sequence ATGAAAACAAATAGACTCGTAGTATTAACACTTCTTTTTTTAAGTATGAATTTATTTTCACAAGACCCTAATTTTCATATTTATTTGGCCTTTGGTCAATCTAATATGGAAGGTTCAGCAGAAATTGAAGCTCAAGATAAAATTGGTGATGAACGTTTTAAAGTATTACAATCTTTAGACTGCTCTAATTTAGGATTTACAAAAAATGAATGGAGAGTGGCAACACCGCCATTAACACAATGTTATACAGGCCTTTCTCCTGCAGATTATTTTGGAAAAACGATGATTAAATATTTACCTAAAAAGGTAAAGGTTGGTATTATAAATGTAGCTGTTGGAGGTAGTGATATTAGATTGTTTGATAAAGAAAATTATAAAAAGTATACAAAGACCTATCCTGAAGATTGGTTTCAAAAGAAGATTGAAGATTATGGAGGAAATCCATATGAGCATTTTATTAAATTAGCTAAAAAAGCTCAGAAAGATGGTGTTATAAAAGGGATTATTTTACATCAAGGAGAATCAAATCAAGATGATAAAAATTGGCCAGAATATGTAAAAAAAGTGTATTATAATATGTTAGCAGACCTGTCTTTAGATGCAAATAAAGTTCCTTTAATAGCGTCGGAACTGGTAGATAAAGAACAAAATGGAGTTTGTGCAAGTATGAATCCAATTATAAATACATTACCAAACGTTATCTCTACAGCGCATGTAGTTTCATCAAAAGGATGTAAACCAAGAAAAGATCATACTCATTTTAATTCTGCAGGAGTTAGAGAGCTAGGAAAACGATATGCTTTAAAAATGCTTTCTATAAAAGGATATAAGGTTAAGGATTACAATCCGAATAAAGATTTAAAATCAGTTGAAATATTACCAAATAATAAAGTAGTATTTAGAATTTACGCTCCAAATGCAACTACGGTTAAATTATATTCTGATGATAAATGGGATTATGTAGCCTTTAAAAAAGATAATAATGGAGTTTGGGAAGGATTTTGGAATGATGCAAAACCAGGAGTTTATAGTTATAAGTTTATTGTTGATGGAGTAGAAGTACAGGACAGTAAAGCGGTGTCTATAACTGATAATATTCCTGTTATAAAAATAGCTTCGGATAAAGATTTCTTTTACAAAAGAAATACGATTTCTCATGGAGCAATTACAATTCAAAATTATTATTCAAAAACACTTCAAAAAAACAGAAGATTAAGAGTTTGGTCTCCTCCAGGTTATGAAAAATCAAAAAAGAAGTTGCCTGTTTTATATTTAATTCATGGCGGTGGTGGTTCAGAAACCTCTTGGTCTAATATTGGTGCTGTTGGCGATATTTTAGACAATCTTTTTTCTGAAGGTAAAATTAAACCAATGTTGGTTGTTATGCCAAATGGAACTATAGAAACAGCAGAAATTTTAGATAGAGTTCCGCTTTTTGCAAAAGATTTAATGAATGATATTATTCCTTTTATAGAGAAAACATATAAAGTAAAAACCAAACAGAATGATAGAGCTATTATGGGCCTTTCTATGGGCGGTTTAGAAACACTTGAAGCTGTTACCTTTCATCCTAATAAATTTGGTTATGTAGGTGTTTTAAGTTCTGGTTGGTGGTTAAGTGATTCTTGGAAAGAAAAAAGAGGAATTGTAGATAATTCAGAAAATAGATTAAAGCAATTAAATTTAATAGCTCCTAATTTTAATAAATCTGTTAAGATGTTACATTTTACACAAGGAGGTTCAGAAGATATTGCTTTTGAGAATGGAAATGAAACCTTAAAACTATTTAAAAAGGCTAAAATTAATTTTACATATAGTGAAATGTCAGGCGGACATACTTGGATGGTTTGGCGTAAAAATTTAAGAGATTTAGCTCCAAAGTTATTTAAATAG
- a CDS encoding Fic family protein produces MEIIIPLNETSFFQGRNTPERGKIVGYGAIIESLKLPIPFPNTLSLITQKSKKYNNTYWKVFPTSYQPEETLYKQLVFAIKYEGINLLLFKALFKVITKDQIKEILHIEPSGQYSRKIWFIYEWLQQKKIDVAIDLKKRKYIQLLDSNIQYTIKGEESARHKIINNLPGTVDFCPLIFKTQKLENYINANLSSRKNTILNSIHKDILQRASSFLLLKDSKASFTIEGENPGNNRAMRWGKAIGQAGGKSLSITELERLQQIVIENSRFIEMGLRKEGGFVGEHDRSSGEPIPNHISAKEQDIPKLLKGVMDTNILLQDDSYDAVLAAATISFGFVFIHPFIDGNGRLHRYIMHHILAKKKFTQQGVIFPVSASILEHINDYKIVLESYSHTLLDYITWKETENHNIKVTNNTIDFYRYFDATKQAEFLYDCVEDTLVRIIPEEVSYLQKYDEFKKYLDNHFEMPDKTVAILVRFLEQNKGILSKRALKKEFSVLEEIEIKDIQTNYNTIFL; encoded by the coding sequence ATGGAAATAATAATACCATTAAATGAAACTTCATTTTTTCAAGGAAGAAACACACCTGAAAGAGGAAAAATAGTGGGTTATGGTGCTATAATAGAAAGTTTAAAATTACCAATACCCTTTCCAAATACACTATCGCTAATAACCCAAAAAAGTAAAAAGTATAATAATACCTATTGGAAAGTATTTCCGACCTCATATCAACCAGAAGAGACATTGTACAAACAACTGGTATTTGCTATTAAATATGAAGGTATTAATTTACTATTATTTAAAGCGTTATTTAAAGTAATTACAAAAGATCAAATAAAAGAAATTCTACATATAGAACCATCTGGTCAATATAGTCGAAAGATTTGGTTTATATACGAATGGCTTCAACAAAAAAAAATTGATGTAGCAATAGATTTAAAAAAACGTAAATACATTCAACTACTTGACTCTAATATCCAATACACAATAAAAGGAGAAGAATCTGCAAGGCATAAAATTATTAACAACCTACCAGGAACTGTAGATTTTTGTCCATTAATTTTTAAAACTCAAAAGTTAGAAAACTATATTAATGCTAATTTATCTAGCCGAAAAAACACAATTCTAAATAGCATACATAAAGACATATTGCAACGCGCTTCTTCTTTTTTATTATTAAAAGACTCTAAAGCATCTTTTACCATAGAGGGTGAAAATCCTGGTAATAATAGAGCTATGCGATGGGGTAAAGCAATTGGTCAAGCAGGTGGTAAATCATTAAGTATTACCGAACTTGAACGCTTACAACAAATAGTTATAGAAAACAGTAGATTTATAGAAATGGGTCTAAGGAAAGAAGGTGGTTTTGTGGGAGAACATGATAGAAGTTCAGGAGAACCTATTCCGAATCATATTTCTGCAAAAGAACAAGATATTCCCAAGTTATTAAAAGGAGTAATGGATACAAATATCCTATTACAAGACGATAGTTACGATGCCGTTTTAGCAGCTGCAACCATATCATTTGGTTTTGTATTCATACACCCTTTTATAGATGGCAATGGTCGTTTACATCGCTATATAATGCATCATATTTTAGCTAAAAAGAAATTTACGCAGCAAGGAGTTATTTTTCCTGTTTCTGCTTCAATTTTAGAACATATTAATGATTACAAAATCGTTTTAGAATCATATTCACATACATTATTAGATTACATAACATGGAAAGAAACGGAAAATCATAACATTAAAGTTACAAATAATACCATTGATTTTTATCGTTATTTTGACGCTACAAAACAAGCAGAATTTTTATACGATTGTGTAGAAGACACCTTAGTAAGAATTATACCAGAAGAAGTTAGTTATCTTCAAAAGTATGATGAATTTAAAAAATACCTAGATAATCATTTTGAAATGCCTGATAAAACAGTTGCAATACTTGTTCGATTTTTAGAACAGAATAAAGGTATTCTATCAAAACGTGCACTGAAAAAAGAGTTTTCAGTATTAGAAGAGATTGAAATTAAAGATATACAAACAAATTACAATACTATTTTTTTATAA
- the mnmE gene encoding tRNA uridine-5-carboxymethylaminomethyl(34) synthesis GTPase MnmE encodes MINNDTIIALATPAGVGAISVIRLSGENAITIVDAFFKSIKKGKTLKNQKTHTIHLGHIVQNDILIDEVLVSIFKNPNSYTGENVVEISCHGSSFIQQEIIQLFLQNGCRMADNGEFTMRAFLNGKMDLSQAEAVADVIASNSAASHQMAIQQMRGGITNELKDLRVQLLDFAALIELELDFSGEDVEFADRTKFKELVAKITFVLKRLIDSFSFGNAMKNGIPVAIIGEPNVGKSTLLNTLLNEEKAIVSDIAGTTRDAIEDEMIIDGVAFRFIDTAGIRETEDIVESIGIKKAYEKAENAQLIIFLIDSNKYSYSSDEFLDEIETIKTRFPNKRLLVIANKVDTLSCSDSSILQSEIENLILLSAKNKTGIEELKNELTSLVNIGALSNNETIVTNSRHFEALNNALIAISSVQEGIDLEIGTDLFSIDIRECLRHLGNITGEYDVDKDILGHIFGNFCIGK; translated from the coding sequence ATGATTAATAACGATACTATTATTGCTTTGGCAACTCCTGCTGGTGTTGGCGCTATTTCTGTAATTAGACTTTCTGGTGAAAATGCTATAACTATAGTTGATGCTTTTTTTAAATCGATTAAAAAAGGAAAAACTTTAAAAAATCAGAAAACGCACACCATTCATTTAGGGCATATTGTACAAAATGATATCCTTATTGATGAAGTTTTAGTATCTATTTTTAAGAATCCGAATTCGTATACTGGAGAAAATGTAGTTGAAATTTCTTGTCATGGTTCTAGCTTTATTCAGCAAGAAATTATTCAGTTATTTTTACAAAATGGTTGCAGAATGGCTGATAATGGTGAGTTTACCATGCGTGCTTTTTTAAATGGCAAGATGGATTTAAGTCAAGCCGAAGCTGTTGCCGATGTTATTGCTTCTAATTCGGCTGCAAGTCACCAAATGGCGATTCAGCAAATGCGTGGTGGAATTACCAATGAATTGAAAGATTTACGTGTGCAATTACTAGATTTTGCTGCTTTAATTGAGTTAGAACTCGATTTTTCTGGTGAAGACGTAGAGTTTGCAGACAGAACGAAGTTTAAAGAACTGGTTGCAAAAATTACTTTTGTTCTAAAGCGTTTAATTGATAGCTTTTCTTTTGGAAATGCGATGAAAAACGGAATTCCGGTTGCTATTATCGGAGAACCAAATGTGGGGAAATCTACTTTATTAAACACACTTTTAAACGAAGAAAAAGCCATTGTTTCTGATATTGCTGGTACAACTCGTGATGCTATTGAAGACGAAATGATTATTGATGGTGTTGCTTTCCGTTTTATTGATACTGCCGGAATTAGAGAAACGGAAGACATTGTAGAGAGTATCGGGATTAAAAAAGCGTACGAAAAAGCAGAGAATGCTCAGTTGATCATTTTCTTAATCGATTCTAATAAGTACTCCTACTCTAGTGACGAATTTTTAGATGAAATAGAAACTATAAAAACTCGCTTCCCTAACAAGCGCTTATTAGTGATTGCCAACAAAGTTGATACCTTATCTTGTTCTGATTCGTCTATTTTACAATCTGAAATCGAGAATTTAATTCTACTTTCTGCTAAAAACAAAACCGGAATTGAAGAACTCAAAAACGAATTGACTTCTTTGGTTAATATTGGTGCTTTGAGTAACAACGAAACGATTGTAACCAATTCGCGTCATTTTGAAGCGCTAAACAACGCTTTAATCGCTATTTCTTCTGTACAAGAAGGTATTGACCTAGAAATTGGAACTGATTTGTTTTCTATCGATATTAGAGAGTGTTTGCGTCATTTAGGTAATATTACTGGTGAGTATGATGTTGATAAGGATATCCTTGGGCATATTTTTGGGAATTTTTGTATTGGGAAATAG
- a CDS encoding mechanosensitive ion channel family protein, with product MDKITNKLEIWKDIFIKNIPNIAIALVVIFIAYFASRAINTFITKNLGKKIKQESVRNLVSRVASAFIFLTGLYLAMTILKFDDTLKAIISAAGVSGIVIGLALQGTLSNTISGVVLSFRENLNIGNWIETNGFSGQVIDINLNYFVIREADNNMVVIPNKTILENPFKNYSLTTKMRISITCGVEYGADLEKVESLTKEVISTNFNQNELNKNVEFYYTEFGDSSINFLCRFWVDSKNALEKLKAKSDAIIKIKQAFDKENISIPFPMRTLEILPNQSLDIHKVADKEVS from the coding sequence ATGGATAAAATAACAAACAAACTAGAAATCTGGAAAGACATTTTTATAAAAAACATACCCAATATAGCCATTGCTTTGGTGGTAATATTTATAGCTTATTTTGCATCGAGAGCTATCAATACTTTTATTACTAAGAATTTAGGTAAAAAAATTAAACAAGAATCGGTAAGAAACTTAGTTTCTAGAGTTGCCTCTGCCTTTATATTCTTAACCGGTTTATATTTGGCAATGACAATTTTAAAGTTTGATGATACTTTAAAGGCTATTATTTCTGCAGCTGGTGTATCTGGTATTGTAATTGGTTTGGCCTTGCAAGGTACTTTGTCTAACACCATTTCTGGAGTTGTTTTATCTTTTAGAGAAAATCTAAATATTGGTAATTGGATAGAAACTAACGGTTTTTCTGGCCAAGTAATAGATATTAATTTAAATTACTTTGTAATTAGAGAGGCTGATAATAATATGGTGGTCATACCCAATAAAACCATTTTAGAAAACCCTTTTAAAAATTATTCTTTAACTACTAAAATGAGAATATCTATTACATGTGGTGTAGAATATGGTGCCGATTTAGAAAAGGTAGAATCTTTAACAAAAGAGGTTATTTCTACTAATTTTAATCAAAATGAATTAAATAAAAATGTGGAGTTCTATTATACCGAGTTTGGAGACAGTTCTATTAATTTTTTATGCAGATTTTGGGTAGATTCTAAAAATGCACTAGAAAAATTAAAAGCTAAGAGTGATGCTATTATAAAAATTAAACAAGCGTTTGATAAAGAAAACATTAGTATACCATTCCCTATGAGAACTTTGGAGATTTTACCAAACCAAAGCTTAGATATTCATAAAGTTGCGGACAAAGAAGTTTCTTAA
- a CDS encoding Dps family protein has translation MNYLNIDKDRVLPVVTELNVLLADYQVYYQKLRNFHWNVLGKNFFELHNQFEDMYNDTKIKIDDIAERIVTLKYHPISKLSDYIEVSNIKESSPLLTDVEMVDILKNDQDIILNQLSRVIEKANIAEDEGTVDLIGAYIRELEKSSWMLNAWSKNTSDVLDSSFVK, from the coding sequence ATGAATTACTTAAATATTGACAAAGACCGAGTATTACCAGTTGTAACAGAATTAAATGTGCTTTTGGCAGATTACCAAGTGTATTATCAGAAATTAAGAAATTTTCATTGGAATGTTTTAGGTAAAAACTTTTTCGAATTACACAATCAGTTTGAAGACATGTATAATGATACCAAAATTAAAATTGATGATATTGCAGAAAGAATAGTAACCTTAAAATACCACCCAATTAGTAAATTATCTGATTATATAGAGGTTTCTAACATTAAAGAATCGAGTCCGTTATTAACAGACGTAGAAATGGTAGACATTTTAAAAAACGACCAGGATATTATTTTAAATCAGCTTTCTAGAGTTATAGAAAAAGCAAATATAGCTGAAGACGAAGGTACTGTAGATTTAATAGGAGCTTATATTAGAGAGTTAGAAAAATCTTCTTGGATGTTAAATGCATGGTCTAAAAACACTAGCGATGTGTTAGATAGTAGTTTTGTGAAATAG
- a CDS encoding DUF4870 domain-containing protein — MKEDKQLLVLTHLSQLLDFVTVIGGFVVPLILWLTKKDEIFGMDAHGKAILNFRISMFIYILICIPLIFLFGLGILGFIVIGIFYLIFPIINAIKASNNEPINYPFSITFIK, encoded by the coding sequence ATGAAAGAAGACAAACAATTATTAGTTCTAACACATTTAAGTCAATTATTAGATTTTGTAACCGTCATAGGCGGCTTTGTCGTTCCGTTAATTTTATGGTTGACAAAAAAGGATGAAATTTTTGGAATGGACGCACACGGAAAAGCAATTCTAAATTTTAGAATTTCTATGTTTATCTATATTTTAATTTGTATCCCTTTAATTTTTCTTTTTGGATTAGGAATTTTAGGGTTCATTGTAATCGGAATTTTCTATTTAATTTTCCCAATTATAAACGCCATAAAAGCAAGTAATAACGAACCAATTAATTACCCGTTTAGTATCACTTTTATAAAATAG
- a CDS encoding DUF4268 domain-containing protein has translation MFSKEEAALLRKDFWTSFGKSFPRKWLLYNTKIKGFSFKFVAERKQAMVCIDIENPDELVNLLYYDQMLSLKTLLETELPEVIFNDAYELESGKIIHRIYVPFEGKFSVYNKNSWRDCFEFYMETMPKFELFFYEYEDIIKNI, from the coding sequence ATGTTCTCTAAAGAAGAAGCAGCGCTTTTACGAAAAGATTTTTGGACTAGTTTTGGGAAATCTTTTCCTAGAAAATGGTTATTGTACAATACTAAAATTAAGGGTTTCTCTTTTAAATTTGTTGCCGAAAGAAAACAAGCAATGGTTTGTATAGATATTGAAAACCCAGATGAGTTGGTAAATTTACTCTATTACGACCAAATGTTGTCTTTAAAAACATTGCTAGAAACTGAGTTACCTGAAGTAATTTTTAATGATGCATATGAACTAGAAAGTGGTAAAATAATTCATAGAATCTATGTTCCTTTCGAAGGTAAATTTAGTGTGTATAATAAAAATTCTTGGAGAGATTGTTTTGAATTTTACATGGAAACCATGCCTAAATTTGAACTCTTCTTTTACGAATATGAAGACATTATAAAGAACATATAA
- a CDS encoding tRNA-(ms[2]io[6]A)-hydroxylase, translated as MLGLQFETETSWAEIAKDNLQQILTDHAFLEQKAASNAVSIIINYSEETELVKEMSNIAIEEMQHFKMVHLLMVKRGMVLGREQKNDYAIRLQKFFKKTGDRTDALIQRLLVAALIEARSCERFKVFSENMEDEELSKFYNNLMISEAGHYTTFLQFARQYQDKEIVNEKWNALLAFEAELMKERGNTAKIHG; from the coding sequence ATGTTAGGATTACAATTCGAAACCGAAACTTCTTGGGCAGAAATTGCTAAAGATAATTTACAACAAATACTTACAGATCATGCCTTTTTAGAGCAAAAAGCGGCTTCTAACGCTGTATCTATTATCATTAATTATTCTGAAGAAACAGAGTTGGTAAAAGAAATGAGCAATATTGCTATTGAAGAAATGCAGCACTTTAAAATGGTGCATTTGTTAATGGTAAAACGCGGAATGGTTTTAGGGCGTGAGCAAAAGAATGATTATGCGATCCGATTACAAAAATTCTTTAAAAAGACAGGAGACAGAACAGATGCTTTAATTCAGCGTTTGTTAGTTGCTGCCTTAATTGAAGCTAGAAGTTGCGAGCGTTTTAAAGTATTTTCTGAAAACATGGAAGATGAAGAATTGTCTAAATTTTACAATAATTTAATGATTTCTGAAGCAGGACATTATACTACTTTTTTACAATTTGCACGTCAGTACCAAGACAAAGAGATTGTTAATGAAAAATGGAATGCCTTATTAGCTTTTGAAGCCGAATTGATGAAAGAACGTGGTAATACGGCCAAAATACACGGATAA
- a CDS encoding SulP family inorganic anion transporter — MPKKNTFKTFINDVPQNLFSGFVVSLIALPLGLGLALASGAPPISGVIAAVIGGIVVSIIGGSNVTITGPGNGLVVVILGAITTLGEGDMHQGFLYTLAAVVLSGVIMIILGFLRMGSLGDFFPASAIQGMLAAIGIGIFAKQIHVMFGNLDAKGSIVQLLYQIPEGLLNLIKTDNSSMFYAGMVGIGSLLIMIFYGKIRNRYLKLIPAPMWIVVLSVGMYYYYDLVSASDYPIHKSLLIALPNDILSNFAFPDFGKIYHANFISAVIAITLIASIESLLSIKAVDKLDPLKRRSNVNKDIRALGLATVISGFLGGLNVVTVIARSSVNVNNKGTNRSANFFHAAFLVAFILLFATELRKIPLPALAAILVYTGYKLASPENIKKVFSIGSEQLIIFLVTLFTTILTSLITGIIVGILITFIIHVVINKNILLFIKNVLKPNILMFEEEDKYYVSVKNFSSFLNYTKLKTKLDQIPETEEAIIDFSLCEFVDHSVMENMSNYAASFHRKGGHFEVIGLDDSKSGSEHPFALRKSLPTKALPKKRVLTKRQKSIQNISEEMHWKYYANSALEMEELPTFGYFKTRNIDKVSNVLSNEDCTIFDVHFTEGAMFAKQMIKATMLHIHPLHPVPHFTLDKEGIFEYLLEFAGYKDIDVKNHPDFSKRFYLAGKNEEKIRAFFTDELILFFESNKQYHISATKNGILIFGNERLASVKEIKALAYFGMGLQKTI, encoded by the coding sequence ATGCCGAAAAAAAATACTTTTAAAACGTTTATAAATGATGTACCTCAAAACCTTTTTTCTGGTTTTGTAGTTTCCTTAATTGCACTTCCATTAGGTTTAGGTTTAGCTTTAGCTTCTGGAGCGCCACCTATTTCTGGTGTTATTGCTGCCGTAATAGGTGGTATTGTTGTATCTATAATTGGAGGATCTAACGTAACCATTACAGGACCTGGAAATGGTTTAGTGGTTGTTATTTTGGGTGCAATTACCACTTTGGGTGAAGGAGACATGCACCAAGGTTTTTTATATACATTAGCCGCCGTAGTTCTCTCTGGAGTTATTATGATTATTCTTGGTTTTCTAAGAATGGGATCTTTAGGAGATTTCTTTCCTGCCTCTGCCATACAGGGTATGTTGGCTGCTATTGGTATCGGAATATTTGCAAAGCAAATTCATGTAATGTTTGGTAATTTAGACGCCAAAGGAAGCATTGTACAACTCTTATATCAAATTCCGGAAGGCCTCTTAAATTTAATAAAAACAGATAATTCTAGCATGTTTTATGCAGGAATGGTAGGAATAGGAAGTTTATTGATTATGATATTTTATGGAAAAATAAGAAATCGATATTTAAAATTGATTCCTGCACCTATGTGGATTGTAGTATTAAGTGTAGGTATGTATTATTATTATGATTTGGTTTCTGCGTCTGATTATCCCATTCATAAAAGCCTATTAATTGCATTGCCTAATGACATTTTATCAAATTTTGCTTTTCCCGATTTTGGTAAAATTTATCATGCCAACTTTATAAGTGCTGTAATAGCAATTACATTAATTGCAAGTATAGAAAGTTTACTAAGTATTAAAGCTGTTGATAAATTAGATCCTTTAAAAAGACGTTCTAATGTAAATAAAGACATTCGTGCTTTAGGATTAGCCACCGTTATTAGCGGTTTTTTAGGCGGATTAAATGTAGTAACGGTAATAGCAAGAAGTTCTGTAAACGTTAATAATAAAGGAACCAATAGATCTGCAAACTTTTTTCATGCGGCTTTTTTGGTTGCTTTTATTTTGTTATTTGCCACAGAATTGCGTAAAATTCCATTACCAGCTTTGGCTGCTATTTTAGTCTATACAGGATATAAATTAGCATCACCAGAAAACATTAAGAAAGTATTTAGTATCGGTTCCGAGCAATTAATTATTTTTCTAGTTACCTTATTTACAACTATTTTAACCAGTTTAATTACAGGTATTATTGTAGGTATTTTAATTACATTTATCATTCATGTTGTTATAAATAAAAATATCTTATTATTTATAAAAAACGTTTTAAAACCAAATATTTTAATGTTTGAAGAAGAGGATAAATACTATGTAAGTGTTAAGAATTTTTCTAGTTTTTTAAACTATACAAAGCTAAAAACCAAGTTAGACCAAATACCAGAAACCGAAGAAGCTATTATAGATTTTTCTTTATGTGAGTTTGTAGATCATTCTGTAATGGAAAACATGAGTAATTATGCTGCGTCTTTTCATAGAAAAGGTGGGCATTTTGAGGTAATAGGTTTAGACGATTCTAAATCTGGAAGTGAACATCCATTTGCATTACGTAAATCTTTACCTACAAAAGCACTTCCTAAAAAACGTGTTTTAACTAAAAGACAAAAATCGATTCAGAATATTAGTGAAGAAATGCATTGGAAATATTATGCAAATTCTGCCCTAGAAATGGAAGAACTACCCACTTTTGGTTATTTTAAGACTCGTAATATAGATAAAGTCTCTAACGTACTTTCTAATGAAGATTGTACTATTTTTGACGTCCATTTTACCGAAGGAGCTATGTTTGCAAAGCAAATGATAAAAGCAACTATGTTACATATTCATCCATTACATCCGGTTCCTCATTTTACACTAGATAAAGAAGGTATTTTTGAATATCTCTTAGAATTTGCAGGTTACAAAGATATTGATGTAAAAAATCATCCAGATTTTAGCAAACGTTTTTATTTAGCAGGAAAAAATGAAGAAAAAATTAGAGCATTTTTTACAGATGAATTAATTTTGTTTTTTGAAAGCAATAAACAATATCATATTTCTGCTACCAAAAACGGAATTTTAATATTTGGAAACGAACGTTTGGCAAGTGTTAAAGAAATTAAAGCTTTGGCTTATTTTGGTATGGGATTACAAAAAACAATATAA
- a CDS encoding universal stress protein — protein MQNIHKILIGIAFSPNLKANIFEAVRLANLFDAELVGVHVGPKSRQKKVDLTALLAAADPLKNSFKAIWKEGNPVDVILETCATENINLLILGALQKENLLKYYVGSIARKITRKAPCSVLLLIKPSLIRVPCKHIVVNGLKDERTEETIKTAFVVAKRLKCTKITIVEEVSQNELHVKVSDDKTLRKATITKERLKTREEQRVKTILKDINCTDINIKTQSIFGKRGYSIGHYAKVKRADLLIMNAPNKVGFFDRIFPHDLEYILSQLPTDVLIVK, from the coding sequence TTGCAAAATATTCACAAAATCTTAATTGGTATTGCATTTTCTCCAAATTTAAAAGCAAATATATTTGAAGCCGTAAGACTGGCTAATCTATTTGATGCTGAATTAGTTGGCGTGCATGTTGGACCAAAATCTCGTCAAAAAAAAGTAGATCTAACCGCTCTTTTAGCAGCAGCCGATCCTTTAAAGAACTCGTTTAAAGCTATTTGGAAAGAAGGGAATCCTGTAGATGTAATTCTTGAAACTTGTGCTACAGAAAACATTAACTTACTTATTTTAGGAGCACTTCAAAAAGAAAATTTATTAAAATATTATGTAGGATCTATTGCCAGAAAAATTACTAGAAAGGCACCTTGTTCTGTTTTATTACTTATTAAACCTTCTTTAATTAGAGTTCCCTGCAAACATATTGTAGTAAATGGGCTAAAAGATGAAAGAACAGAAGAAACTATTAAAACCGCTTTTGTAGTTGCCAAGCGACTAAAATGTACTAAAATTACCATTGTAGAAGAAGTTAGTCAGAATGAATTACACGTAAAAGTGAGTGATGATAAAACTTTAAGAAAAGCAACGATAACTAAAGAACGATTAAAAACAAGAGAAGAACAACGCGTAAAAACCATTTTAAAAGATATAAATTGTACTGATATCAACATAAAAACTCAGAGTATTTTTGGAAAAAGAGGCTATTCCATTGGGCATTACGCTAAAGTAAAAAGAGCCGATTTGTTAATTATGAATGCACCCAATAAAGTTGGGTTTTTCGATAGAATATTCCCTCATGATCTTGAGTATATTTTATCTCAATTACCAACCGATGTTTTAATTGTTAAATAG